Part of the Nerophis lumbriciformis linkage group LG24, RoL_Nlum_v2.1, whole genome shotgun sequence genome, TGTATATAAATGGCTCTTGAAAGCGTCATCCTTGTCAACCCTCTCGATTTTTCGGTAGACTTTGAAattcaaggcaactgttctcttgAACGTGccctgatggtacagcatttagcgctcaCTACAACTagtgtgccagcccagccacacaTTGTAAGGGGCTTCTGCTtgttcacgtaagtgacagcaaagcatacttgctcaacaaccacacaggttatactgacggtggcggtataaaaaactttaacactcttactaataatgcccaacactgtgaacccacaccaaacaagaatgacaaacacatttcgagagaacatctgcaccgtaacacaacataaacacaacagaacaaatacccagaatcccatgcagccctaactcttccgggcattcctcaactttatcagcctTTTTTTGCCACTCATgccggcttttttgaaacacgtcgcaggcatcaaattccaaatgagctaatatttgcgcaaaataacaaagttttccagtttgaacgttaaatatcttgtctttgcagtcaattgaatataagttgaaaaggatttgcaaatcattgtattctgcttttatttaccaattacacaaTATGCCaattttactggttttgggttttgtatttgtttgtgcAATAACAATTgcaattattttatttacatcCTTTGATTTTAACTTAAATAAGACATGAttatatttattgtgattttattttttattcatgatTTTATTCAGCATCTTGTAATTGTATTCACCTGTATGTAAATAAGAGAATGCATAAAAAGTACTTTGCAGTCAGTTTAATTTCAATTTGCTGTTGTTTTACATTCCTGAAGGAAAAACACACTTTACCTTGATTTTGCCAACATCCATCTATATGTTTGTTTATTGATCACAGCTTGTAATTGTACTCAGAGCGATGAAAGCGCAAAACAGaatgttaaaaatacaaatacagtaccTTCCCGTTTGCCCAAAAGCGTGTTATATTCCCACACACACCAAAATAAATGCAGTGTCCCACACATTGATTAAAGGAATAAACTTATTGCTGTAAGGATGTGGCTACTATCGGTCTTCATTGACTACCAAGATCATTTTCCTATATAGAAACATGATGGTTTGCTTCCAGAGCACTGGGAGATCGGCCAGCCTGGGGTCCAATTGTAGGGTGCATTTTTCAGGCAGTTGGCGAATTGTTGGTCACAGTGGCAGACCCACTTCTTACACTTGTCATCAGTGATTCCTGCAAGGAAATACACACATCTGTCAGCTGAGAAGAGAATAGCATTGATTTATGTCTTCATAGAACTAATGAAAGTTGGTTGAAAATTATTAtttgctacagttttgatgtttaaTGCACACATTGTTCTTGGACTGTAGTGCAGGTACAGCCTGTGTAGGGTCCTAACTCATTTGGGATTAATAATGAaaatagaaatagtctgttccttatttaattgatgtatttgtagatactacttgttttttttgtttttgggggggggggcgtggtatggttgggatataaaccataattattttgacatttagggcagacaaccgatatatgatgtatgtgaatttGATGTAATGGATATGAATGTctaatgctggatgtcaataaaaaaaaaaaaaagggaaatatattcatatattttccTATTTTTTGACAATTAAAGATTtacaaatgttgatttttttctatattttcgtataaatatataaatatgaaaatatacttatatattttcCTATTTTTTGACAATTAAAGATTTACAAACGttgacttttttatatatatattttcatatatatatatatatgaacatatatttatatattttttgataattaaagatgtacaaacgttgactttttttctatattttcatataaatatatatatgaaaatgtatttatgtatgttccTATTTTCTGACAATTAAAGATTTACAAATGTTGATTTGTTTCTATATTttcgtataaatatataaatatgaaaatatacttatatattttcCTATTTTTTGACAATTAAAGATTTACAAACGttgacttttttatatatatattttcatatatatatatgaaaatatatttatatattttttgataatCAAAGATGTACAAACGTTgactttttttctatattttcatataaatatatatatgaaaatgtatttatgtatgttccTATTTTCTGACAATTAAAGATTTACAAATGTTGATTTGtttctatattttcatataaatatataaatatgaaaatatacttatatatttttctattttttgacAATTAAAGATTTACAAACGttgacttttttatatatatatattttcatatatatatgaaaatatatttatatattttttgataattaaagatgtacaaacgttgacttttttctatattttcatataaatatatatatgaaaatgtatctatgtatgttccTATTTTCTGACAATTAAAGATTtacaaatgttgattttttttctatattttcgtataaatatgaaaatatacttatatattttcctttttttttgacaattaaagatgtacaaatgttaaataataaaataaaataatatagtctgttccaccatcaaactgttatggagtacaaaaataacctaaaaaaaaaccttgaaaagTGGATTTGGTTTAAATTGTGAATGATACATCCTCAGATGTGTTCAATGTTATAAGCCCCACTGTATTATCGTGTTAAATGACAAGAAAATGAAGAAAAATAGATGAAGAAAATACCACAATGAGCCGTCCTGTCTCTACATGACCAGTCGTAGTCCGTGTCGGTCTTGCAGCCTGCTGATTGGGCCTGAGCGTAGCAGCAGCCATGGTCGAAGCAGCACCTGCAGTCCATAAAATGATGATCAATGCATGTTGTGTGAGGATTCAAGTAAGTTTTGGGTGTAACTTTGGGAAGCGGTGGGCAGAATTGCGCCATTAAAAGTGTATGAGTGCATAGTTAGCAGTTAGCTGGTTTGAAGTCTAAATTATGAAACCATGAAGTCGACAAGGATTTGTTTCGCgttgtatatttgatggtcgtgTCACTCTCCCGGGACAGAGTGactgggtgatgagccaagaagacgccgaCGAGGGATCgttgaacaaaaagctttatttgtttaagagcctcagactggaactgcagcttccaggagaaagagtatgggcctgattactcttctAATGTCCTCTCGGAcaaactcagccagcgtttgtgggtctgatgtttaccttatccaaataaacatctgttcagtattttaacataaaagtgtttgattgtgaggcattaaaagccacaaaatgcaacgggtccatcagacccagaaacgctggctgagtaacaacaatatgaacgttgcacggaacatttctctgccagtttctgcatcccacagggattcttcttttgtgtttctgcacctgcacttcccacacaaggttgcaacattgtttgtcaacactgtctgctctcattttctcgcacatttgaccctctgatgttctgatgttctgtgtacctacactctgtccttgtcctcctcctgtctaggcctgctgtgtgtgtgtgtgtgtgtgtgtgtgtgtgtgtgtgtgtgtgtgtgtgtgtgtgtgtgtgtgtgtgtgtgtgtgtgtgtgtgtgtgtgtgtgtgtgtgtgtgtgtgtggtacacagaacatcaatttctgcACTTCTATtagccagtggacccggacatcttatatgtaatagaaatgtatagggggggtgtatggtgtgtggtcattaaatatgtaatcttatatatgttcttcacagaaaatgagccaaagtcagtgtgtctcagtttgaaaaattaattaattttataatttttcttttaataaaaaattaaaacgggtcccacagacccgaacaccacacaagggtcacgaagacccccactcttcgtaactctagccttggagccggccaGTCCGGACAAAGCCCAATTTGTTGCTTGGCCAGTCAACCTATTTCTTCTGATCGGTTTGAGTCCctcgacccctatcctctactcctacttgtgagggcttcctaccagatgttgctaatgtctttacacttcctcctaaaatccaatTGCTGCTATCCTTTAAGTTCCCCAATGTCCTGGGGGAaagagccaccactctctggagagcttGTGATGGACTAAGCTATCTAAGGGCTTATTTCCTTAATAGGATAATTACATGCTACTTCACAACcatataagaaaatggtacacGGTATAATTTACCACATTCACTTACCggtcggtctggtctataggcttgccATGCCCCCCGCCTCCACAGTAGCAGCCGTACGAACTATAGTCAATATAGTTTCTCCCTGTGGTACATTTGATCATTCCGTGCAGGTCCTTTAGTGACCTTTTACCCCGTTGGGTTGCGGATCCAGCCACGGAGGCCACGGTCACTGTAAAGTACAACATCTCAGTCTGACATCTACTACATGGACGGACAAATTGATATCACTGATCATCTCCTTTAAAACAGAAGTTTGGGTGTGTTTTAAAAGAGCAAATAATTTCTTATAATAAGGCAAATTTCCAACTTACCTGCTAAAAGCAAGAGTGTGAGGTGAAAGGCAGACATGGCTGGTGACTTCTGAGCTGCATCCacactgtgtgtgtttgtgtgtttaacATGCAGGAGAGGATCTCTTTTATATGTTTTCTGAATCATCTCCTCAGCATCACCATTTGGCAGCTCAGCCAATCCAGTCATTTTGGGCggccttattattgttgtgttttttgGGACAAAGGCTCAATAGAAAACTTGTACAGTAAGAATAGAATTGTGACATCCTGTTTTAGCAAAGTCATCATTTTTGTGTTGTCACTTGATGTATAAGACATTCCTCTCATATTTATTTCCATAAAACAAAACCTTCAAAGGAACTgttaatctacaaaccccgtttccatatgagttgggaaattgtgttagatgtaaatataaacggaatacaatgatttgcaaatcattgtattccgtttatatttacataagaTAGTTGTCAGTATTGATAGGAGTCAATAACATTGTTTATTATgttaatgtcaggttcaaacactgatgacatctatttaacaagacaagaagcaaagaattaaacagagacagaattaaatttggctcaatttgaggagagacgcatggacactgtacccttgtgcagtatctcagcacgctctggcgaaagattgtacgcctcctcctttatttggactttccctgaccacatggcaacagctgcttccaaagggacgtgggtcgtaaacagcgctgcctttggttacagaacagttcaaaagaaaaggttttaaacacttcacagaaaaggtcgtcaaacagttcaaagaaaggttcgtaaaagagtttacaaaaagcggtgtctggaacttgggcagatcctgccttctctccgctttgtagtcctatcttactgttgattacaatacataaaagaaaagaaaacaccttcatgttgcttcccatcctacacagtggagttttacaagccttcttcttggtaggtttcaaagacatgtttttgcttctcgccgggcactcaatgtaacacaaagtttttgtgatgacttagaaacaattattctaacaattgaggttaaacaagacaagaagcaaataattaaacagagacagaattaaatttggctcaatttgaggagagacgcatgGAGACTGTACCCTTGtgcagtgtctcagcacgctctggcgaaagattgtacgcctcctcctttatttggactttccctgaccacatggcaacagctgcttccaaagggatgtgggtcgtaaacagcgctgcctttggttacagaacagttcaaaagaaaaggttttaaacacttcacagaaaaggtcgtcaaacagttcaaagaaaggttCATAAAAGAGTTTACAAAAAgcggtgtctggaacttgggcagatcctgccttctctccgctttgtagtcctatcttactgttgattacaatacataaaagaaaacaaaacaccttcatgttgcttcccatcctacacagtggagttttacaagccttcttcttggtaggtttcaaagacatgtTTTACTTCTCGccgggcactcaatgtaacacaaagtttttgtgataacttagaaacaattattctaacaattgaggttaaacaagacaagaagcaaagaattaaacagagacataattaaatttcgctcaattgaggagagacgtctggcctGCACTCTTGTACGGTGTTCCAACACGCTCAgaccaaagattgtacgcctccttttttatttggactttccctgattacatggcaacagctgtttctaagggaggggggtcgtaaacagccatcgcctttggttacagaacagttcaaagaaaaggtcgtaaaacaattcaaagaaaggttcgtaaaagagtttaaaaaagcggtgtctggaacttgggtagatcttgccttctctccgctttgtagtccttgggatgaaacaatatatttctgttgattacaatacataaaagaaaacaaaacaccttcatgttgcttcccatcctacacagtggagttttacaagccttcttggtaggtgtcaaagacatgtttttgcttctcgccgggcactcaatgtaacacaaagtttttgtgataacttagaaacaattattctaacaattgaggttaaacaagacaagaagcaaagaattaaacagagacagaattcaatttggctcaattgaggagagacgtctggcctGCACTCTTGTACGGTGTTCCAACACGCTCTGAcctaagattgtacgcctccttttttactttccctgattacatggcaacagctgtttctaagggaggggggtcgtaaacagccatcgcctttggttacagaacagttcaaagaaaggttcgtaaaagagttttaaaaaaagaggtttgtaaaagagtttaaaaaagcggtgcctggaacttgggcagatcctgccttctctccgctttgtagtccttgggatgaaacaatatatttctgatgatttgcaaatcattgtattccgtttatatttacatctaacacaatttcccaactcatatggagacggggtttgtagtattatTTCTAAGAAGATGCACCTGGAGAATTCCACTTGTTGGTGTTGAGCCCTGGAGTTTGTTTAGTAGAAAAATTTGAAATTTTGtgtcatattatatatacagtacaggccaaaagtgtggacacacccactcctcattcaatgcgttttctttattttcatgactatttacattgtagattgtcactgaaggcatcaaaactatgaatgaacacatgtggagttatgtacttaacaaacaaaaaaaaggtgaaataactgaaaacatgttttatattctagtttcttcaaaatagccaccctttgcacactcttgccattctctggatgagcttcaagcacacctgtgaagtgaaaaccatttcaggcgacTACTTCTTGAATGTAAAAATCATGATGATGAAAAGATATGAATGAGTAAAATGATGTCTTTATTATTGGTTTAAtagttttaaaatgtaaataaggCTTTGTAGTCGTCAACATTGAAAGTCAACTGCTGTATTTGTGAGAATAAGAGGCCGATTTTATACGTTTTTAACttatttctgctccttttcattcattatttgatttaatgttatgttgactgttttatttgtattcctttgtttgatttttacgaacaaaataaataaatgaactgaactggactaattaaaatacaaaccccgtttccatatgagttgggaaattgtgttagatgtaaatataaacggaatacaatgatttgcaaatccttttcaacccatatttagttgaatatgctacaaagacaacatatttgatgttcaaactgataaacttttttttgtgtgcaaataatcattaactttagaatttgatgccagcaacacgtgacaaagaagttgggaaaggtggcaataaatactgataaagttgaggaatgctcatcaaacacttatttggaacatcccac contains:
- the LOC133620663 gene encoding phospholipase A2-like gives rise to the protein MSAFHLTLLLLAVTVASVAGSATQRGKRSLKDLHGMIKCTTGRNYIDYSSYGCYCGGGGHGKPIDQTDRCCFDHGCCYAQAQSAGCKTDTDYDWSCRDRTAHCGITDDKCKKWVCHCDQQFANCLKNAPYNWTPGWPISQCSGSKPSCFYIGK